In Phaeobacter piscinae, one genomic interval encodes:
- a CDS encoding aminotransferase class III-fold pyridoxal phosphate-dependent enzyme, which produces MTESNFLKEHNGRLMWHPMTSPQDSVAQPPKIITSAEGVSITDIDGHRVIDGVGGLWNVNLGYSCQPVKDAMAAQLEKLPYYSTFRGTSNDAAIELSYELSRFFAPDGLSRAFFTSGGSDSVETALRLARQYHKLRGDSGRTKFLSLKKGYHGTHIGGASVNGNANFRNAYEPLLPGCFHIPAPYTYRNPFNESDPERLAQLCAAALEDEIAFQGANTIAAMIMEPILGAGGVIPPHPSFAPMVQEICNRNGILLITDEVITAYGRTGAWSGARLWGIQPDMMCTAKAITNGYFPFGAVMMGDRMIEVFEENPDAKIGHGYTYSGHPVGAAAALACLAEMQRLNVTATAAARGTQLYEGCLALKDRFDVIGDVRGGYGLMTALELVSDRQTRAPLDGRRALAVQEACYEAGALIRVSGANVILSPPLVMSEADARGLLDALRVGLTAA; this is translated from the coding sequence ATGACAGAGTCAAACTTCCTCAAGGAACACAACGGCCGCCTGATGTGGCATCCGATGACATCACCGCAGGACAGTGTCGCGCAGCCGCCCAAGATCATCACCAGTGCCGAGGGCGTGTCCATCACAGACATTGACGGCCATCGGGTCATCGACGGGGTTGGCGGCCTCTGGAATGTGAACCTCGGCTATTCCTGCCAGCCGGTTAAGGACGCGATGGCTGCACAGCTGGAGAAGCTGCCGTATTACTCTACCTTCCGCGGAACATCGAATGATGCGGCGATTGAGCTGTCCTATGAACTCAGCCGGTTCTTCGCTCCAGATGGCCTGAGCCGAGCCTTCTTCACCTCTGGCGGCTCGGATTCCGTGGAGACCGCGCTGCGGCTGGCGCGGCAATATCACAAACTGCGTGGCGACAGTGGCCGAACCAAGTTCCTCAGCCTCAAGAAAGGCTATCATGGCACCCATATCGGCGGCGCCTCGGTAAACGGAAACGCCAACTTCCGGAATGCTTACGAACCGCTGCTTCCAGGCTGTTTTCATATCCCGGCCCCCTATACCTATCGCAACCCCTTCAACGAAAGCGACCCGGAGCGTCTGGCCCAGCTTTGCGCCGCCGCGTTGGAGGATGAGATCGCCTTCCAGGGCGCCAATACGATTGCCGCGATGATCATGGAGCCGATCCTCGGGGCAGGCGGTGTGATCCCGCCCCATCCGTCATTTGCCCCCATGGTCCAGGAAATCTGCAATCGCAACGGCATCCTGCTGATCACCGACGAGGTGATCACGGCTTATGGGCGCACAGGGGCCTGGTCGGGGGCCCGGCTCTGGGGCATCCAGCCCGATATGATGTGTACCGCAAAAGCGATCACAAACGGCTATTTCCCATTTGGCGCGGTCATGATGGGTGACCGGATGATTGAGGTCTTTGAGGAGAACCCCGACGCCAAGATTGGCCATGGCTATACCTATTCCGGCCATCCCGTCGGTGCGGCGGCCGCGCTCGCCTGTCTGGCAGAGATGCAGCGTCTGAATGTGACCGCAACAGCAGCGGCACGCGGCACCCAGCTGTACGAGGGCTGTCTGGCCTTGAAGGACCGTTTTGATGTCATCGGCGATGTTCGGGGCGGCTATGGGCTGATGACAGCCCTCGAACTGGTGAGTGATCGCCAGACACGGGCGCCGCTTGACGGGCGCCGGGCTCTGGCCGTTCAGGAGGCCTGCTACGAAGCCGGTGCGCTGATCCGGGTTTCGGGTGCAAACGTGATTCTGTCCCCGCCGCTCGTCATGAGTGAAGCAGATGCACGCGGTTTGCTGGACGCGCTGCGGGTTGGACTTACTGCAGCATAG
- a CDS encoding IclR family transcriptional regulator, translating to MSSATKTLALLSHFSADRPEIGLSQLCRIAGRDKATTYRHLQALETAGFVEQNPTTKHYRLGPAVLQLAQVREATVPRKLGAQLPLSQLADVTGETAHVSVVSGTTLYALASCESPRHGTRAIIDITTFPLHATASGLCALAFGPDAMLEAALSQMDRFTPHTATTAEALSDLITDARATGFGCSDRSFEAEIHSLSAPLYDQTGLFAGAVSVASVATRVSPEQERLIKTELIKASRDITRNWGGQLPANVTSAWASESSRHYETDSTS from the coding sequence ATGTCCTCTGCAACCAAAACGCTGGCACTACTGTCGCACTTCTCGGCCGACCGCCCGGAAATCGGCCTATCGCAGCTGTGCAGGATTGCCGGGCGCGACAAGGCAACCACATATCGCCACCTCCAAGCCCTTGAGACAGCTGGATTTGTCGAGCAGAACCCGACGACAAAACACTATCGGCTGGGGCCTGCTGTCCTACAGTTGGCGCAGGTGCGGGAGGCAACCGTCCCGCGCAAGCTTGGGGCGCAATTGCCATTGTCGCAGCTCGCCGACGTGACTGGCGAGACGGCGCATGTCTCGGTGGTGTCGGGCACCACACTCTACGCGCTTGCGTCCTGCGAATCGCCTCGTCATGGCACACGGGCGATCATCGACATCACAACATTTCCACTCCATGCGACGGCATCAGGCCTTTGCGCGCTGGCTTTTGGCCCTGACGCGATGCTGGAGGCCGCACTCTCCCAGATGGATAGGTTCACGCCGCATACAGCCACCACAGCGGAGGCGTTGAGCGATCTAATCACCGACGCGCGCGCTACCGGCTTTGGCTGTTCGGACCGCAGTTTCGAAGCGGAAATCCACAGCCTCTCTGCGCCGCTCTACGATCAGACCGGCCTGTTTGCGGGCGCCGTTTCGGTGGCCAGCGTCGCCACACGTGTGTCTCCCGAGCAAGAGCGGTTGATCAAAACAGAACTGATCAAAGCGAGCCGCGACATCACCCGAAACTGGGGGGGGCAACTCCCCGCAAATGTGACATCCGCCTGGGCCAGTGAGTCCAGTCGGCACTATGAAACGGATTCCACGTCATGA
- a CDS encoding tripartite tricarboxylate transporter substrate-binding protein: MSKFKKSVAALALVAAAAAGAVHAEYPEKPVEFVVPWPPGDLEDVLTRMIAEDFSAAYDVPTAVVNKPGGGGGPFPGAVAVAEAPADGYTIGSFIIAIPVVGPQIGIPQLSPDPFVPLGNFLTYPFVIAAGADAPYDDIAGLAAHAAQNDVVLGHFGAPLVPTQVTLGLAKELGFSYASDAAFDALDCNTLASGDVDVINTTLQLILPCLDEVKVLASIGSERIPLTAEAPTVAELAPDLNVSLWNGLFVHKETPQDVRDKIIAVAQKTVMSDRAQALAAETGAAVYWQPAADVVTQIQTDTETMARIEKMLSE, from the coding sequence ATGTCGAAATTTAAAAAATCTGTTGCCGCGCTTGCCTTGGTCGCCGCTGCTGCTGCCGGTGCGGTTCATGCCGAATACCCGGAAAAACCCGTAGAATTTGTGGTGCCATGGCCGCCCGGCGATCTGGAGGACGTTCTGACTCGCATGATTGCTGAGGATTTCTCGGCGGCCTATGATGTGCCAACTGCTGTAGTGAACAAACCCGGCGGTGGTGGTGGGCCATTTCCTGGCGCGGTTGCGGTGGCAGAGGCGCCTGCAGATGGCTACACCATCGGCTCCTTTATTATCGCGATCCCGGTGGTTGGTCCGCAGATCGGCATTCCGCAGCTGAGCCCGGATCCATTTGTCCCATTGGGCAATTTTCTGACCTATCCGTTTGTGATCGCCGCCGGCGCTGATGCGCCTTACGATGATATCGCCGGACTGGCGGCTCATGCGGCGCAGAACGATGTGGTGCTGGGGCATTTCGGTGCGCCCTTGGTCCCAACTCAGGTAACATTGGGTTTGGCCAAAGAGCTGGGGTTTTCCTACGCTTCCGATGCGGCGTTTGACGCGCTGGATTGCAACACATTGGCCTCTGGCGATGTGGATGTGATCAACACCACGCTGCAATTGATCCTGCCGTGCCTCGATGAGGTGAAGGTGCTTGCCTCCATCGGTTCAGAGCGGATCCCATTGACGGCCGAGGCGCCAACCGTCGCAGAGCTGGCGCCGGATCTGAACGTCTCTCTTTGGAATGGGCTGTTTGTTCACAAGGAAACCCCACAGGACGTGCGCGACAAGATTATTGCTGTCGCCCAGAAAACCGTGATGTCCGATCGGGCTCAGGCGCTTGCTGCAGAAACAGGCGCGGCGGTCTACTGGCAGCCCGCGGCAGACGTCGTCACGCAGATCCAGACCGACACTGAGACCATGGCCCGGATTGAAAAAATGCTCTCCGAATAA
- a CDS encoding tripartite tricarboxylate transporter TctB family protein — MSRVNTLQALFKRYRRPGDIVFAWIILIVALLLLAQLYDQTAWRKGGPLFAQPRFWPAVSLTGMAGFAALHLLGSALSERIQGRWQEVWLWLSSLEYAGWFIAYAAVVPYAGYLPATVLFAVALALRAGYRRPAALAGAAVSAGVIVLLFKTLLKVNLPAGRVYEVLPDGLRQIMLTYF; from the coding sequence ATGTCGCGGGTCAATACGCTTCAAGCCTTATTCAAACGCTATCGCCGACCGGGCGATATCGTGTTTGCCTGGATTATCCTCATTGTGGCGCTGCTGCTGTTGGCGCAGCTTTACGACCAGACCGCGTGGCGCAAGGGTGGGCCGCTGTTTGCCCAACCCCGGTTCTGGCCGGCGGTTTCCCTAACAGGCATGGCAGGGTTTGCGGCATTGCATCTGTTGGGTTCGGCCCTGTCTGAGCGCATCCAAGGCCGCTGGCAGGAGGTCTGGCTCTGGCTGTCCTCACTGGAATATGCCGGTTGGTTTATCGCCTATGCGGCCGTCGTGCCTTATGCGGGCTACCTTCCGGCCACGGTCCTATTCGCAGTCGCCTTGGCCCTGCGTGCCGGATACCGGCGACCAGCCGCGCTTGCCGGTGCGGCAGTCTCGGCAGGGGTGATCGTGCTGCTGTTCAAAACCTTGCTGAAGGTGAACCTGCCCGCTGGCCGTGTTTATGAGGTGCTGCCGGACGGGTTGCGCCAGATCATGCTGACCTATTTCTGA
- a CDS encoding tripartite tricarboxylate transporter permease codes for MENLLAGAEMLARWDVVVALLVGSIGGVVIGAIPGVGPAVAIAILLPATFAFDPIVGLTMLLGIYGSSMYGGAIPAVLINTPGTAVNALTSYDGHPMTQKGDAHRALSLAYSASFWGGIFGIGCLILLSPVLALVAPMFGSREIFLAALLGVILVILAHRGQIFAAGVLAMFGIFLQTIGLDAVTYTQRYTFGLTFLSSGVNLIVVVLGLFALSQAFFLLTTPDSSPDAKPVTGRMSAGLRELMRHKRVATVASGCGVILGMIPGTGEFTAQFMSYTYAQKTSKTPVLFGKGSPEGLIASEAANNAVPAAAMIPLLALGIPGEALTAMMLSVFYVHNVIPGPQLFQNNIDLVYGLYLALILLNVIVVAFLMVSTNLLTRIIRIPTRFLGVLILLLSFVGVYSLRNSLTDCMIAAGFGVFGLILKRLNLPIVPIILGMVLGGIMEVKLRSALPRLKTPLDMIDRPISFILFALIVLVLALHIRALMREWQLHQPDEDHDLHDSQTR; via the coding sequence ATGGAAAACCTCCTCGCCGGAGCCGAGATGCTTGCACGCTGGGACGTGGTTGTTGCGCTTTTGGTCGGGTCGATCGGCGGCGTCGTGATCGGCGCGATCCCAGGGGTTGGCCCGGCGGTCGCCATCGCAATCCTCCTGCCCGCGACCTTTGCTTTCGACCCGATCGTGGGGTTGACGATGCTGCTGGGGATTTACGGCTCCTCGATGTATGGCGGAGCCATTCCGGCTGTCCTGATCAATACACCGGGCACAGCGGTCAATGCGCTCACCTCCTACGATGGCCACCCGATGACACAGAAAGGCGACGCCCACCGTGCGCTTTCGCTGGCCTATAGCGCGTCTTTCTGGGGCGGAATATTTGGCATTGGGTGCCTGATCCTGTTGTCGCCGGTTTTAGCGCTGGTGGCTCCGATGTTTGGGTCCAGAGAGATATTTCTGGCGGCACTTCTTGGGGTTATTCTGGTGATCCTCGCCCACCGCGGTCAGATATTCGCAGCCGGTGTCCTGGCCATGTTTGGTATCTTTCTGCAAACCATCGGCCTGGATGCGGTGACCTATACCCAGCGCTACACCTTTGGTCTGACCTTTCTCAGTTCGGGCGTGAATCTGATTGTTGTCGTGCTTGGCCTCTTTGCGCTCAGTCAGGCATTTTTTCTGCTGACGACCCCGGATAGTAGTCCTGACGCCAAACCGGTGACCGGTCGCATGAGCGCCGGCCTGCGTGAGTTGATGCGCCACAAGCGGGTTGCCACGGTGGCCTCCGGCTGCGGTGTGATTCTGGGCATGATCCCCGGCACCGGGGAGTTCACGGCCCAGTTCATGAGCTACACCTATGCACAAAAAACATCCAAGACGCCGGTTCTCTTTGGCAAAGGCTCTCCCGAAGGGCTGATCGCCTCAGAGGCTGCAAACAACGCCGTCCCGGCGGCGGCCATGATCCCGCTGCTGGCGCTTGGCATTCCGGGGGAGGCTCTGACGGCCATGATGCTGTCGGTATTCTATGTTCACAATGTCATTCCCGGCCCCCAACTGTTTCAGAACAATATCGATCTGGTCTATGGCCTCTATCTGGCGCTGATCCTGCTGAATGTGATCGTGGTGGCCTTTCTGATGGTGTCCACCAACCTGCTGACCCGGATCATCCGGATCCCGACCCGGTTTCTGGGGGTGCTGATCCTGTTGTTGTCCTTTGTCGGGGTCTACTCGCTGCGGAACTCCCTCACGGACTGTATGATTGCTGCGGGGTTTGGCGTGTTCGGCCTGATCCTCAAGCGCCTGAACCTGCCGATTGTGCCGATCATTCTGGGCATGGTTCTGGGCGGCATCATGGAGGTCAAGCTGCGCTCTGCCCTGCCCAGACTCAAAACACCGCTTGATATGATTGACCGGCCGATTTCCTTCATTCTTTTCGCGCTGATCGTCTTGGTTCTGGCGCTGCATATCCGCGCGTTGATGCGGGAATGGCAGCTGCATCAACCGGATGAAGACCATGATTTGCACGACAGCCAGACAAGGTAA
- a CDS encoding aldehyde dehydrogenase, whose translation MDQTKIDTLRAQPVPCFSHLIDGQQVAASDGATMEVLSPIDGQALTRIARGTATDMERAITSARAAFEDRRWAGQPPAARKKVLMKWADLIEADALNLAVLGVRDNGTEISMALKAEPGFAAATIRYYAEALDKIYGEIAPTAGDILGMIHKEPVGVVGAIIPWNFPMMIGAWKLAPALAMGNSVVLKPSEMASLSLMRMAELALEAGLPPGVLNAVTGEGAVVGETLGLSMDVDVLVFTGSGQTGRRLMEYAARSNLKRVYLELGGKSPNIVFADAPDLTEAAKVTAAGIFRNAGQVCVAGSRLLVEASIHDAFVEEVVKAAQAMRVGDPLRLDTQIGAINSEAQLARNLQCVAKAEAEGGQIVTGGQRLLPETGGSYMAPTIVTGVTPDATLAQEEVFGPVLAVTPFETDAEALRIANATVYGLAGAVWTSGLSRAHRMVRGVRTGVMHVNTYGGADGTVPLGGVGQSGNGSDKSLHAIDKYINLKTAWMKLCRGVS comes from the coding sequence ATGGACCAAACCAAAATTGACACCCTGCGTGCGCAGCCTGTGCCGTGTTTTTCACATCTGATTGACGGGCAGCAGGTTGCCGCCTCCGATGGTGCGACGATGGAAGTGCTTTCGCCCATCGACGGGCAGGCGTTGACCCGGATTGCGCGGGGAACAGCAACGGATATGGAACGTGCCATCACCTCCGCCCGCGCCGCCTTTGAGGACCGCCGCTGGGCCGGCCAACCCCCGGCTGCGCGCAAGAAGGTGCTGATGAAATGGGCGGACCTGATTGAGGCCGACGCGCTGAACCTTGCGGTTCTGGGTGTGCGGGATAATGGCACCGAGATCAGCATGGCGCTGAAGGCCGAACCGGGATTCGCCGCTGCGACCATTCGCTACTATGCCGAAGCGCTGGACAAGATCTATGGCGAAATCGCTCCAACCGCCGGGGACATCCTTGGGATGATCCACAAGGAACCGGTCGGCGTTGTCGGCGCGATCATTCCCTGGAATTTCCCGATGATGATCGGCGCTTGGAAGCTGGCGCCAGCATTGGCCATGGGGAACTCTGTGGTTCTGAAGCCGTCTGAGATGGCGTCGCTCTCGCTGATGCGTATGGCGGAACTGGCATTGGAGGCCGGGCTGCCGCCGGGTGTTTTGAACGCGGTCACCGGGGAAGGCGCGGTTGTGGGAGAGACGCTGGGGCTCTCCATGGATGTTGACGTTTTGGTCTTCACCGGATCCGGGCAAACCGGGCGCCGTCTGATGGAATATGCCGCGCGCTCCAATCTGAAACGTGTGTATCTGGAGCTGGGGGGTAAATCCCCCAATATCGTTTTTGCCGACGCGCCAGATCTGACAGAGGCGGCGAAGGTCACCGCTGCGGGTATTTTCCGCAACGCCGGTCAGGTCTGCGTGGCGGGATCGCGACTCTTGGTGGAGGCCTCGATTCATGACGCCTTTGTTGAAGAGGTGGTGAAGGCAGCACAGGCCATGCGGGTCGGCGACCCGCTCCGGCTCGACACGCAAATCGGCGCGATCAATTCCGAAGCACAGCTGGCCAGAAACCTGCAATGTGTCGCCAAAGCAGAAGCGGAGGGAGGACAGATCGTCACCGGGGGGCAGCGTCTGCTGCCGGAAACCGGTGGCTCTTACATGGCACCCACGATTGTCACTGGTGTGACGCCTGATGCAACTCTGGCGCAGGAGGAGGTCTTCGGCCCGGTGCTTGCCGTCACGCCGTTTGAGACTGACGCCGAAGCCCTGCGGATTGCCAATGCCACGGTCTACGGCCTCGCGGGCGCGGTCTGGACCTCCGGGCTGAGCCGGGCCCATCGCATGGTGCGGGGCGTGAGAACGGGCGTCATGCACGTCAACACCTATGGCGGTGCCGACGGCACGGTGCCTCTGGGTGGGGTCGGGCAATCCGGAAATGGCTCAGATAAATCGCTCCATGCCATCGACAAATACATCAATCTGAAAACCGCATGGATGAAGCTCTGCAGGGGGGTGTCATGA
- a CDS encoding Tm-1-like ATP-binding domain-containing protein, with translation MTNKTILVIGTYDTKDDELSFLAGVIRNQGGQVLTMDVSVLGDPATPTDYSKHDVATAGDSSIQTAIDSGDENTAMQIMARGASVLAARLYSAAAFDGVIVLGGTMGTDLALDVCSALPLGVPKYIVSTVAFSPLIPAERLAPDTQMILWAGGLYGLNSVCRASLSQAAGAVLGAARAVQMPDPDKPLIGIMSLGTSALKYVIPLKPALEARGFEVAVFHATGMGGRAFESLAKQRAFACVFDFCTQELGNQIHGSAISAGADRLTNAGLAGIPQIVAPGCYDLVDVVGWQPVAEKWADHPTHAHNRLLTSVVLNTQERRQVAQAHATQLATATGPVAVILPERGLGEWDRDGADLHDSAGLARFLAELEARLPAHVAAHRIDSHINDAAFADKVLDIFDSWCAEGIISPERRIGGSPH, from the coding sequence ATGACCAATAAAACGATTCTGGTGATCGGCACCTATGATACCAAAGATGATGAGTTGAGCTTCCTTGCGGGGGTTATCCGTAACCAGGGCGGCCAGGTGCTGACCATGGATGTCTCGGTGCTGGGCGATCCTGCCACCCCTACCGATTATTCAAAACATGATGTGGCGACGGCTGGTGACAGTTCTATCCAGACCGCTATCGACAGTGGTGACGAAAACACCGCGATGCAGATCATGGCGCGCGGGGCAAGCGTACTGGCGGCACGGCTGTACAGTGCCGCCGCCTTTGATGGCGTGATTGTTCTGGGTGGGACCATGGGCACCGATCTGGCACTTGATGTCTGTTCCGCATTGCCGCTTGGCGTGCCGAAGTACATCGTCTCAACGGTTGCTTTCTCGCCGCTGATCCCAGCCGAGCGATTGGCCCCTGACACCCAGATGATCTTATGGGCGGGAGGGCTATATGGTCTTAACTCGGTGTGCAGGGCCTCGCTTAGCCAGGCAGCTGGGGCGGTTCTCGGCGCGGCGCGGGCAGTGCAGATGCCGGACCCGGATAAACCGCTGATCGGGATCATGTCCCTCGGCACCTCGGCGCTGAAATATGTCATCCCGCTGAAACCGGCGCTGGAGGCACGCGGTTTTGAGGTCGCTGTATTTCACGCCACAGGCATGGGGGGGCGGGCGTTTGAAAGCCTCGCAAAACAGCGCGCCTTTGCCTGTGTTTTTGATTTTTGTACGCAGGAACTTGGGAATCAGATCCACGGATCAGCTATCTCCGCCGGGGCGGACCGGCTGACCAATGCGGGTCTCGCAGGGATCCCGCAGATCGTCGCGCCTGGCTGTTACGATCTCGTGGATGTGGTCGGCTGGCAACCGGTTGCGGAGAAATGGGCCGACCATCCGACCCATGCTCATAATCGCCTGCTGACCTCGGTTGTGCTCAACACGCAGGAGCGGCGGCAGGTCGCGCAGGCCCACGCGACGCAGCTGGCGACAGCCACCGGTCCTGTCGCAGTGATACTACCTGAACGCGGGCTGGGCGAATGGGATCGGGACGGCGCGGATCTCCATGACAGTGCCGGGCTGGCGCGCTTCCTGGCGGAGCTTGAGGCAAGATTGCCCGCCCATGTCGCCGCACATCGCATCGACAGCCACATCAACGATGCCGCCTTCGCTGACAAGGTGTTGGACATTTTCGACAGCTGGTGCGCCGAAGGCATCATTTCGCCGGAACGGCGAATTGGTGGATCACCACATTGA
- a CDS encoding 5-carboxymethyl-2-hydroxymuconate Delta-isomerase translates to MPHFQIEYSANLEEALDMTELCEALRAEAAQIETFPTAGIRVRAVRVDHVAMADGNPAHGFIDLSIRLRAGRSLAVKKDATARIFSVLCDFARSAMESHPIALSAEMRDIDAELSPKFGNIRDHLEDKA, encoded by the coding sequence ATGCCGCATTTCCAGATCGAATATTCTGCCAACCTTGAAGAGGCGCTGGACATGACGGAACTCTGCGAGGCGCTCCGTGCCGAAGCGGCGCAGATTGAGACCTTTCCCACCGCCGGGATCCGCGTTCGGGCCGTTCGGGTGGACCATGTGGCGATGGCGGATGGCAATCCCGCACACGGGTTCATTGACTTGTCCATCCGTCTGCGCGCAGGGCGCAGCCTTGCGGTCAAGAAAGACGCCACCGCGCGCATATTTTCTGTGCTTTGCGATTTTGCCCGCAGCGCGATGGAAAGCCACCCCATCGCTCTCTCCGCGGAGATGCGTGACATCGACGCGGAGCTTTCACCCAAATTCGGAAACATCCGCGACCATCTGGAGGACAAGGCATGA
- the hpaE gene encoding 5-carboxymethyl-2-hydroxymuconate semialdehyde dehydrogenase yields the protein MSQLDSNIGKLDGYLARFRDTGIRNRIAGADVAGEAGVFQTISPVDKSVICDVAHGTAADIDAAAQAAQQAFAEWRDLPAVQRKKILICIAEGIEARAEEIALCECWDTGQAYKFMSKAALRGAENFRYFADQVVQARDGQHLQSPTLMNVTTRVPIGPVGVITPWNTPFMLSTWKIAPALAAGCTVVHKPAEASPLTARLLVEIAEEAGLPPGVLNTVNGFGDEAGKALCEHPAIRAIAFVGESRTGSLITKQGADTLKRNHLELGGKNPVIVFEDADLERALDAVIFMIYSINGERCTSSSRLLIQDSIRDDFEARLIARVNNIKVGHPLDPTTEIGPLVSEEHFNKVTSYFDIAAQEGATIAAGGEPFGDEGYFIRPTLFTDARNDMRIAQEEIFGPVLTSIPFTTEEEALALANDTAYGLTGYLWTNDLTRALRFTDRLDAGMIWVNSENVRHLPTPFGGVKASGIGRDGGDWSFEFYMEQKHIGFATGSHKITKLGAL from the coding sequence ATGAGCCAGCTCGACAGCAATATCGGCAAATTGGACGGCTATCTTGCGCGGTTCCGCGACACGGGAATCCGGAACCGGATCGCGGGTGCGGATGTGGCCGGAGAGGCAGGCGTGTTTCAGACCATATCCCCGGTCGACAAAAGCGTGATCTGTGATGTGGCGCATGGAACGGCGGCTGACATCGACGCGGCCGCTCAGGCGGCGCAGCAGGCCTTCGCGGAATGGCGGGATTTGCCTGCGGTCCAGCGCAAGAAAATTTTGATCTGCATTGCAGAGGGCATTGAGGCGCGCGCGGAGGAAATTGCACTCTGCGAGTGCTGGGACACCGGGCAAGCCTATAAATTCATGTCCAAGGCCGCTCTGCGCGGTGCCGAGAATTTTCGCTATTTTGCCGATCAGGTGGTGCAGGCCCGGGACGGCCAACACCTGCAATCCCCGACGCTGATGAATGTGACCACCCGTGTCCCCATCGGTCCGGTTGGGGTGATCACCCCCTGGAACACACCATTTATGCTTTCTACGTGGAAGATTGCGCCGGCATTGGCCGCAGGCTGCACGGTTGTTCACAAACCCGCCGAAGCCTCGCCTCTGACGGCCCGCCTGCTTGTCGAAATCGCTGAGGAGGCCGGCCTGCCCCCCGGCGTGCTGAACACGGTCAACGGGTTTGGCGATGAGGCAGGCAAGGCGCTTTGTGAACATCCAGCCATCAGGGCCATCGCCTTTGTGGGTGAGTCGCGCACCGGCAGTCTGATTACCAAACAGGGCGCCGACACGCTGAAGCGCAATCACCTCGAACTGGGCGGCAAAAACCCTGTCATCGTTTTTGAGGATGCAGATCTTGAGCGCGCGCTGGATGCGGTGATTTTCATGATCTACTCGATCAACGGGGAACGCTGCACTTCGTCGTCGCGGTTGCTGATACAGGACAGCATCAGGGACGATTTTGAGGCCCGGCTGATCGCGCGCGTCAACAACATCAAGGTTGGCCACCCGCTGGACCCCACGACGGAAATCGGCCCGCTTGTCAGCGAAGAGCATTTCAACAAGGTCACCAGTTATTTTGACATCGCGGCGCAAGAGGGCGCAACAATTGCGGCCGGCGGCGAACCCTTTGGCGACGAGGGGTATTTCATCAGGCCCACCCTGTTCACGGATGCGCGCAATGACATGCGTATCGCACAGGAGGAGATCTTCGGCCCGGTGCTGACATCCATCCCGTTTACCACCGAAGAGGAAGCGCTGGCACTGGCCAATGACACGGCTTACGGGCTGACCGGTTATCTCTGGACCAATGACCTGACCCGGGCCTTACGGTTCACCGACAGGCTGGACGCGGGCATGATCTGGGTAAACTCTGAAAATGTGCGCCACCTGCCGACCCCGTTTGGCGGCGTTAAGGCGTCCGGTATTGGTCGCGACGGCGGCGATTGGTCGTTTGAATTCTACATGGAGCAAAAGCACATCGGTTTCGCCACCGGCTCCCACAAGATAACGAAGTTAGGAGCGCTCTGA